DNA sequence from the Daphnia pulex isolate KAP4 chromosome 8, ASM2113471v1 genome:
TACTTTTTCGGCGGCCCAGTCAACCGGGAGCTGCTGATCGCCAAAGCGTTTTACTTTTGCTTCTTCTCGGCTTTTGGCTCCCTCCTACCTCTGATGGCCATCTACTTCAAAAACATGGGCATGACCCCGACCCAGGCCGGAATTCTCATCGGCATCCGGCCGTTTGTCGGCTACCTCAGCGCTCCCTTCTGGGCAGACTTGGCCGATCGGTAAGTTTCCATTTTCtatctttccttttctaaatGGCGAATGAATCGAGTCGAGTGTGACAGAGCCACAAAAGTTTGTGAAATGCTGGGAGACGAGATagacgacagcagcagcagcagtaggaGGCGATCAATATTTTGGCTAGAGCCGTGCACGACGTCGACTCTGACGTCAACCGACGCCTTTTCTTTCATGTTGGTGGTCCTCGGTTCGCTCTTCCGGTTGGCGCGAAGGGAATCCGCCAAAGGATTATTCATCATTTTGGCACTCCCACAGAGTGTGTCTCTCTTTCTGTAAAAGATATATGCTACAgtaaactgctgctgctgctagctgGCTGGATGGCCATTAACAATAGATTAAAagctctttcttttatttgggttTGTGCGGTCGATGGAGACCACTGCTGACAGATACAGATCGATACATTGATTCATCgttgttttccttatttttttatttgtttttttattccgccGGAATGGCGGATGCTGCAAGTGATGAAAGGAATCAATCAATTTCCTTGtcttattttgtcttttttgggggatttggttactgtttattgaaatagaTTCAAGAAGGGGAGGATCATGCTACTTGGCTCCTTGGCCGCCTGGATCATTTTCAATGTCCCGATTGGCTTCATCCGGCCTCCGGCAACGTCGTGTCTCGTCTACAACGCGACGGGATTCTACATCGAAACTCCCAAGGGCCTCGTCAACCGCATCGACAAGCGAAGCATCTCGCCGTCGGATTATTTGGACGATTTCGAGACGGAGAACTTCATGGCCGGATGGACGCCCCGCCCACCTCAGTGGGTCGAGGACCAGTTGGCCCATCAGTCGGGCGACGGAGCGGCCAGGAAAGTGCCGTGGGACCAGCTGCTGGCcatggaagaagaggaaacgcTCGACATTCCGCTGATGGCCGATTACGACGACGGGCAGGTGGTGGATCAAATGGTGCGCGTCCGTCGCCACATTGACGTGCCGATGAAGCCAACCCACGAAGTGGGCATCTCGCCGTACACGGTGGACTTTGCCAAAAATTACGAGGCGCTGGGCAGCAACAGCCAACTGGTCTCGCCCACCTTCTCGTTCACCATCTTCAACCGCAACGACATCCGCAAAGtgtttttcctcttcctgCTGCTCATCATCATTGGCGAATTCTTCTGCTGTCCCAGCATGACCCTGGCCGACTCGGCCGTTCTCAACCTGCTGGGCAAAGAGAACGCCGATCAATACGGCCGCCAACGAATGTTTGCATCCATCGGATGGGGATTGACCATGTTCTTTGTTTGTCTCACTCTCGACCACTCGCAACCCACACAAGGACCCACTCATCCCTGCGAGGTAAATGAGACTGCTGGCCTCATCCGCTTGACCATCAGTCCGGACGGACTGAATATTTGTTTCccattcattgttttttttccaggtgcATCACAGGGAGAGGGTGTACACGGTCTGCTACATTTCGTTCACCACGTTCATGATTGGCACGATGATTGTGGCCACCCGGTTGCCCTTCACCTACGACTCGGAACCCCAGGAGAATACGCAAAACGCCGCCACCGTTTCATCGCCTATTGAGGTGAGTGTGCCTGTTATTGCCTAGCTTATTTCATCACtttattcaatcaaattgaCGACGTAACTTTGTAAAACAGGAAGGTCCGTATGTTCCTCCGGCTCCCGGTTCCTGGTATCATCCGAAACCGGCCCCTCCGCCGCCTGGATCCCAACACCATCACTCGACTAAAGAAGTGATGAACGACGCCCTGAAAAACCTCCTGGGAAAGGTAACACTTGTCTCTCCTTATTATTTATGTGGAGCTGATGGCGTTGTCGTCGCTATCGATTTCCCTCCCCCAGCGGCTAATCGAATTAAATGGTTGATTCCCGCCTTTAGAGCAAAGTGTTTGCCCAGACGACCAGCAAGATCCCCGAATGGATGCCCGTCTTGCGTCACTTTGCCAACATTCGATGCGCTTCGTTCATGTTCGTCGCCTGGTTCATGGGTTTTGGCATCGGACTCATCTTCACTTTCCTCTTCTGGCACTTGCAGGTGATGATGCCCCAGTTTATTCCCACTTAAAACGACCcgaattgtcattttttttaattggtttaTTCAACTAAAGGATTACGGAGGCACTTCGACCGTCTTTGGCATGGCGTCGGTCGTCAACCACATTTCGGAAATGTTGGCTTACTTTCTCAGTTACCCGCTCATCCGCAAAATCGGCCACATCAAGGTATACCAACTCATCAAATCAGCCATATCCAATACAGCCAATTTCTTCCGTCCATCAGGTGTTGTGTTTGGGTTTGCTGTGCAGCGTCTTGCGCTTCCTCTACATTTCATACATCCAAGAACCCTGGGGCGTCATCCCCTTTGAGTTGATCCAAGGTGTGACTCACTCGGCCGTCTGGGCCGCCGCTTGCTCCTACATCGCCCACAACACTCCGCCGGAATTGCGCGTCTCCGCTCAAGGAGTTTTGTCATTCATTCATAACGGAGCCGGACGCGCTTGCGGAACCATTTTCGGCGGACTCTTTTCCACTTATTACGGTgatttccaccttttttaattcatttcttcattgaaataataaaaattccttttaattaaatgatttAGGTACGACGGCCGTGTTGCGTGGCTACGGATTCGCCTGCATCTTTGTGCTCGTCGGATTCTGCCTCGTCTGTTTCTATCACCGAGGCAAAGGATTAACCGCCGATTTGACTCCAGCTGAAGATCCTCACCAAGTTGCAGCGGAAATGGCCCATCTGGCTCCTCACGGTGTCCCCGGCAATCCGACCATCGTCCGCACCGCTTCCACTGCCAATTTGGATCATTCCAATAGCAAAGCCACGCTAAATTACAATACCAGTCACGGTAACTTGGACATCCCCACCCTCGGCggtaaattgaaattcatggctttattttaatttttgtaaattaactTTCGAAATTGATGGATGGGAATTGAAACCGGATAGGTATGGCCCAGCCGACGAATCCCTTCCTGCCAGCAGGGGGCAGcaaccagcaccaccaccacgcgCCGAGTTCATTTGGTTACGTCGCCGAGGCCGAGGAATACAGCGGAATCTCAATGAACCCGACACAAAGCGGCGGATCAGTCAACTTCTCATCCGGTTCAGGGTATGGCAACAACACCACTCAATACAACAATAGTCAATactaaaaacgaaaaaagtagCGCGGAGCGACCgtagaacaaaaacaagaagaaagaatgttGTGTGTAGatggaacaaacaaaattgttttgtaattgaaaaatgttcagTTTTTATTCTATTATATAAGTGACTTTTGAAACAACTTCAGTGTATTATCTCTCCAATCACCTTCAGACCCAGTTTATATGAATTCTGCACCGTTACACGTATATATTCATGGTGTTATTAATCAGGTTAACTTAATTAACGTTTGAATTGCATTTTATTCActcccctccccctttttttgtaatgTAATAATTTCCCTTCGGATTAACTGATAACTGAACTGAAACCAAACAACCGGTGTCATTATTATTAGCAATACTTTGTCGCGCTCCATTTTCGCATTCTCTCATTTGGtttcaagtttattttgatttcaattacgCCGTTGCTTGGACGTTCGTACAGCCTCTAATAACCAAATACTCGATTGATATAAGTTTTCATTTGGCAAGTGAAGCAAAAATAAGAATCGATTACTCTCGTCCGTTTGTTTTGTCACTGTTCTCCTCACGCCATCTCGAGATTAATTCACTCCACCGGTCATAAGTTGTTGGGGATAGAATTGATGGTCTTGTTATTTTACATTTAGCCTGGGAGAGATGCTGCACTCTATAATATTGTGTTGTTGTGGCTTTCCTTAATTCATTCCTTGTTTGTCGATTGATTATTCCCACCGCCCTTGCCCTCCAATGGATGTTAAATTATTGGCGCTGTGTTCGAGCATCGAGTTGATTGTTGGTTCTGATTTTAGATGTCAAACATCCGCCGTCGTCATCATATCCGTTTCggttgaaaaactaaaaaatgcatccgtttacaaaatatttcatttgactTTTTATTCGTTGACTGATTACATTTGAACATAAAAGAAATCACTAACTAGAtggatggcagaaaaaaaagaacgtgttgttgatttccttcgttcatttgattattattggaGCCGCTTTAGCTTCATTGAACCATCGCAGTGTGAATAGAGCTCTGTAGATGTACGCTATGAGGTGCTCAGTTTTCATTGTTGTGATCATCAGACGTCATCAACGTTCATGCGAATGATTTttgttggagttctattgtcggacatttgagatatttaaaattcaatggagttctattgtccgTAGTGGaattctactgtcgggcactggagttctattgtctggtaattttttaataatatttaaaaaaggagttcttatgtctggacgtttggagttctactgtcgcatacaaggaaatttttaaaaattattaaaaaaatttgggtcCTATATTGTAGGTGGAGTATGGCACGCCGAAAGggtcacaaacaaaatgtttaaatttttaaaaaaagtttcggcagaacgccatctagcggtcaaatatagAACTGCATGCAAAATTCGCTTATTATTGGTCAGAACGTGAGAAGTTGTAACATCTGATGAGTCAACAACCATCGTTAACAAGCtagcttcgaaaattaccaatgattCATAGGTAAACTCGAGTGGTTTCGTCTGTaataacttgtcggtgatgtgttctattccgtgtatatgttggataaaaaccttaatgtttttcatcaactcacAGTCAGAG
Encoded proteins:
- the LOC124200344 gene encoding major facilitator superfamily domain-containing protein 6-like isoform X2, which produces MASNPFGSYYPSDSTDQQQQQSSAYPDSSSYAYDGSSAGLMSGAGGDGGTFPSSGNNFQQHQPMGTGMAEVDLAKYPEPKESTKKIRGRADLIEYFFGGPVNRELLIAKAFYFCFFSAFGSLLPLMAIYFKNMGMTPTQAGILIGIRPFVGYLSAPFWADLADRFKKGRIMLLGSLAAWIIFNVPIGFIRPPATSCLVYNATGFYIETPKGLVNRIDKRSISPSDYLDDFETENFMAGWTPRPPQWVEDQLAHQSGDGAARKVPWDQLLAMEEEETLDIPLMADYDDGQVVDQMVRVRRHIDVPMKPTHEVGISPYTVDFAKNYEALGSNSQLVSPTFSFTIFNRNDIRKVFFLFLLLIIIGEFFCCPSMTLADSAVLNLLGKENADQYGRQRMFASIGWGLTMFFVCLTLDHSQPTQGPTHPCEVHHRERVYTVCYISFTTFMIGTMIVATRLPFTYDSEPQENTQNAATVSSPIEEGPYVPPAPGSWYHPKPAPPPPGSQHHHSTKEVMNDALKNLLGKSKVFAQTTSKIPEWMPVLRHFANIRCASFMFVAWFMGFGIGLIFTFLFWHLQDYGGTSTVFGMASVVNHISEMLAYFLSYPLIRKIGHIKVLCLGLLCSVLRFLYISYIQEPWGVIPFELIQGVTHSAVWAAACSYIAHNTPPELRVSAQGVLSFIHNGAGRACGTIFGGLFSTYYGTTAVLRGYGFACIFVLVGFCLVCFYHRGKGLTADLTPAEDPHQVAAEMAHLAPHGVPGNPTIVRTASTANLDHSNSKATLNYNTSHGMAQPTNPFLPAGGSNQHHHHAPSSFGYVAEAEEYSGISMNPTQSGGSVNFSSGSGYGNNTTQYNNSQY
- the LOC124200344 gene encoding major facilitator superfamily domain-containing protein 6-like isoform X1, yielding MASNPFGSYYPSDSTDQQQQQSSAYPDSSSYAYDGSSAGLMSGAGGDGGTFPSSGNNFQQHQPMGTGMAEVDLAKYPEPKESTKKIRGRADLIEYFFGGPVNRELLIAKAFYFCFFSAFGSLLPLMAIYFKNMGMTPTQAGILIGIRPFVGYLSAPFWADLADRFKKGRIMLLGSLAAWIIFNVPIGFIRPPATSCLVYNATGFYIETPKGLVNRIDKRSISPSDYLDDFETENFMAGWTPRPPQWVEDQLAHQSGDGAARKVPWDQLLAMEEEETLDIPLMADYDDGQVVDQMVRVRRHIDVPMKPTHEVGISPYTVDFAKNYEALGSNSQLVSPTFSFTIFNRNDIRKVFFLFLLLIIIGEFFCCPSMTLADSAVLNLLGKENADQYGRQRMFASIGWGLTMFFVCLTLDHSQPTQGPTHPCEVHHRERVYTVCYISFTTFMIGTMIVATRLPFTYDSEPQENTQNAATVSSPIEEGPYVPPAPGSWYHPKPAPPPPGSQHHHSTKEVMNDALKNLLGKSKVFAQTTSKIPEWMPVLRHFANIRCASFMFVAWFMGFGIGLIFTFLFWHLQDYGGTSTVFGMASVVNHISEMLAYFLSYPLIRKIGHIKVLCLGLLCSVLRFLYISYIQEPWGVIPFELIQGVTHSAVWAAACSYIAHNTPPELRVSAQGVLSFIHNGAGRACGTIFGGLFSTYYGTTAVLRGYGFACIFVLVGFCLVCFYHRGKGLTADLTPAEDPHQVAAEMAHLAPHGVPGNPTIVRTASTANLDHSNSKATLNYNTSHGNLDIPTLGGMAQPTNPFLPAGGSNQHHHHAPSSFGYVAEAEEYSGISMNPTQSGGSVNFSSGSGYGNNTTQYNNSQY